In Harmonia axyridis chromosome 6, icHarAxyr1.1, whole genome shotgun sequence, a single window of DNA contains:
- the LOC123683161 gene encoding chromatin accessibility complex 16kD protein has translation MASTTPKAAHLPIGRINTIMKSSSDVENVGKDSVILMSKAAELFIRKLVVDSFNCMRQDDPSGKTLKYQNLATVVQNSNKYHFLKDMTPMKITVREYKRIMARKNGKCDDEEEEEDEETVEVSSDSGSDEEGSVMSSRSSRSVISVPSD, from the coding sequence ATGGCGTCGACGACGCCCAAAGCAGCTCATCTGCCGATCGGCCGTATCAACACGATCATGAAGAGCTCGTCTGACGTGGAGAACGTAGGCAAGGACTCCGTGATCCTGATGAGCAAGGCTGCCGAGCTCTTCATCAGGAAGCTGGTCGTGGACAGTTTCAACTGCATGAGGCAGGACGACCCTTCCGGTAAGACCCTCAAGTATCAGAACCTCGCCACCGTGGTGCAGAACTCCAACAAGTACCACTTCCTGAAGGACATGACGCCGATGAAGATCACGGTGAGGGAGTACAAGAGGATAATGGCAAGGAAGAACGGAAAGTGCGATGATGAAGAGGAGGAGGAAGACGAAGAGACTGTGGAGGTTTCTAGCGATAGCGGAAGCGACGAAGAAGGCAGTGTGATGAGCAGCAGGAGTAGCAGGAGCGTCATAAGCGTGCCgagtgattaa